In one window of Camelus dromedarius isolate mCamDro1 chromosome 7, mCamDro1.pat, whole genome shotgun sequence DNA:
- the LRRD1 gene encoding leucine-rich repeat and death domain-containing protein 1, whose translation MSEKEGTSEELEKITSQFRKESESRSMEEPEFTKETSSSLKEASDAKPSNQSFETYPRRDTLGTQDDTSTSSSGSKPERNEEQRKTLEFSETITRYDCLQSKTEILQSSSLSTTDMIAENQDLVNSLSHETLEKISPQLSEENQKGDGLGSDNFTVNLKAKGLQEFPKDILKIKYVKYLYLDENKIKSFKGADSGDLLGLEILSMQENGLSSLPSEIQLLHNLRILNVSHNQISNIPKQISQLGNIRQLFLNNNYIEDFPSGLESLGNLEILNLAKNNLRHIPDTLSSLKNVRALNLEYNQLTIFPKSLCFLPKLISLNLTGNLIKSLPKEIRELKNLEKLLLNHNKLTFLAVEIFQLLRMKELQLIDNKLEIISHKIENFRELRILILDKNLLKDIPEKISHCVMLECLCLSDNKLTELPKNIHKLKNLRKLHVNRNNIVKIPEDISHLNDMFSLEFSGNVITDFPIEVKNCRKITKVELSYNRILHFPLGLCALDSLYYLSFNGNYISEIPVDISFSKQLLHLEFNENKLLLFSEHLCSLINLEYLDLSKNKIRKIPPSISNMVSLHILILCWNKLENFPIEVCTLENLQVLDLSENQIQNIPSEICNLKGIQKLNISSNQFIYFPIELCQLQSLQELNISQTNGRKLTRLPEELANMIQLKGLDISNNAIRELPRNIGELRSLVSLNAYNNQIRNLPPSFLSLSALQQLDLSGNKLTALPSGIYNLFSLKEINFDDNPLLRPPMEICKEKQLYTIARYLQRADERDEEILEKIFKIVANNITKANFEFLCQKLNLAISETDKSTMSTVSLSETVHQVLDRWKTENLSVTTAALRDQLTRALTMIGAYEIMDKITALKLFTCAIKF comes from the exons ATGTCTGAAAAGGAGGGTACTTCAGAAGAGCTAGAGAAAATCACCAGTCAATTTAGGAAAGAATCTGAATCACGGTCAATGGAGGAGCCTGAATTTACTAAAGAAACATCAAGTTCATTAAAGGAAGCTTCTGATGCAAAACCTTCCAACCAAAGTTTTGAAACATATCCTAGAAGGGATACATTAGGTACACAAGATGATACTTCAACATCTTCCTCTGGAAGTAAGCCTGAGAGAAATGAAGAGCAAAGGAAAACTCTCGAATTTTCTGAAACAATCACTAGATATGACTGCTTGCAGTCAAAAACTGAAATTTTACAAAGTTCATCATTGTCAACAACTGACATGATTGCTGAAAATCAAGATTTGGTTAACTCCCTATCTCATGAAACGTTAGAAAAAATTAGTCCACAACTCTctgaagaaaatcagaaaggagATGGCTTAGGATCAGATAACTTTACAGTTAACCTCAAAGCCAAGGGTTTACAAGAATTCCctaaggacattttaaaaatcaaatatgtaaaatatctaTATCTAGATGAGAACAAAATCAAAAGTTTTAAAGGGGCAGACTCAGGTGATCTGCTAGGACTTGAAATTCTATCTATGCAAGAAAATGGGTTATCATCACTTCCATCTGAAATTCAGTTACTTCATAATTTAAGGATATTAAATGTCAGTCACAACCAAATATCAAATATACCTAAACAAATATCACAGCTTGGGAATATCAGGCaactgtttttaaataataattacattGAGGATTTTCCTTCTGGCTTGGAAAGTCTTGGaaacttggaaattttaaatttggctaaaaataatttaagacatATACCAGATACTCTATCTAGTTTGAAAAATGTGAGGGCTCTCAATCTGGAATATAATCAGTTAACAATATTTCCTAAATCTCTGTGCTTCCTTCCAAAGTTAATTTCACTAAACCTCACTGGAAACCTGATAAAAAGTTTGCCAAAAGAAATTAGAGAgcttaaaaatttagaaaaacttttactgaatCACAATAAACTTACCTTTTTGGCTGTTGAAATTTTTCAGTTGCTCAGAATGAAAGAACTCCAACTGATTGACAATAAATTGGAAATTATTTCACACAAAATTGAGAATTTTAGGGAACTTAGGATTTTAATACTcgataaaaatttattgaaagatataccagagaaaatttcccacTGTGTAATGTTAGAATGCCTTTGTCTTAGTGATAATAAATTAACAGAACTTCCTAAGAACATCCATAagcttaaaaatttaagaaaactccatgtaaacagaaatAATATAGTGAAAATACCTGAAGATATATCACATCTGAATGATATGTTCAGTCTAGAATTTTCAGGAAATGTAATCACAGATTTTCCCATTGAAGtaaaaaactgcagaaaaataactaaagttGAACTGAGTTATAATAGAATACTGCATTTTCCACTAGGTTTATGTGCTTTAGATTCTCTTTATTATTTGAGTTTTAATGGAAATTACATTTCAGAAATACCTGTAGATATATCTTTCAGTAAACAACTGCTTCATTTAGAGTTTAATGAAAACAAACTCCTCTTATTTTCTGAGCACTTATGTTCTCTTATTAATCTTGAATATCTGGAtcttagtaaaaacaaaataaggaaaattcCGCCATCTATTTCCAATATGGTATCCCTCCATATTCTTATTTTATGCTGGAATAAATTGGAAAACTTCCCTATAGAAGTGTGTACTTTAGAAAATTTGCAAGTACTTGACCTTTCAGAAAACCAAATACAGAATATTCCTTCAGAGATCTGTAACTTAAAAGGAATCCAGAAATTAAACATCTCAAGCaatcaatttatatattttcctattgAACTTTGCCAACTTCAATCACTGCAAGAGCTGAATATAAGTCAGACAAATGGGAGAAAG TTAACAAGACTTCCAGAAGAGCTGGCTAATATGATTCAACTTAAAGGACTTGATATCTCAAATAATGCAATCAGAGAGCTGCCAAGAAATATAGGGGAATTGAGAAGTCTGGTTAGCTTAAATGCATACAACAATCAAATAAGAAATCTGCCGCCATCTTTTCTATCTTTAAGTGCTCTCCAGCAACTTGACCTGAGTG GAAATAAACTGACAGCTCTGCCTAGTGGTATCTACAACCTTTTTTCACTGAAGGAGATAAATTTTGATGATAACCCTTTGTTGAGACCTCCAATGGAAATCTGTAAAGAAAAACAACTGTATACTATTGCACGCTATCTACAGAGGGCAGATGAAAGAGATG AGGAAATCTTAGAGAAGATCTTCAAGATAGTTGCCAACAATATTACTAaagcaaattttgaatttttgtgtCAAAAATTAAACCTGGCAATCTCAGAAACTGATAAGTCTACAATGAG caCTGTTTCATTAAGTGAGACAGTCCATCAAGTACTTGATAGATGGAAAACGGAAAACTTGTCAGTAACCACTGCTGCTCTAAGAGACCAGCTAACTCGGGCACTAACTATGATAGGAGCATATGAAATTATGGACAAAATAACAGCTTTAAAACTTTTTACATGTGCAATTAAATTCTGA